The genomic segment TTTGCTTGCTCAGACGCTCCAGCCTGCTGCGTTAGCGTAGTGGAGGAAGCAGGTGGCACTACCGTTCCATTTCCAGCTGCAGCTGGTTGAGCCGTATCCTGAAAACCAATAAAATAAACCGCAAGGAACGTAATCACTGCCGAAATAATCAATGTGACAATTGCATTTATAATGTTAGCCGAAGAATCCGAGCTAATGTACATGGGAAGCGAAGCAAGTCCAGGACCGACCGCTGCATAAGCTTTTAGCTGGACAATACCGGAGTAAGCTCCGGCTATTCCCGCACCGATCATACAGCCGATCATCGTTTTCTTTAAGCGCAAATGGACGCCGTACAACGCTGGCTCGGTAATGCCGAACAAGCCTGAAATGCCTGCTGAAATCGCCAGCGACTTGAGCTTGGCATCCTTCGTCTTGAAAGCAACCGCCAAAGCACCAGAGCCTTGAGCAATATTGTAGGAAAGCATTGCAACCAGCAGCAATGTGTCATAACCCGGCGAAGCAAGAGATGTAAATACGACGGGATAAAATACTTTGTGCATGCCGAACATGACGATGAATGGCAAAATAATCGCCATAAGCGCAACCGTCAGCCACCCAGCCCGATCCTGAATCCAATAGACTCCCGTAGATAAGCCATTGCCCACATAAGTTCCGAGCGGCCCAATGACGATCAAGCCGACAGGCACAACGATAAGCAGTACAATTAACGGCTTCAGAAAAATTTTGACGGGTCCTGGCGATACCTTATCGGCAAATCGCTCAATGTAGGACATGAACCATACGATAAGAATAATCGGAATCACCGTCGAAGCATATTGGACGACAGGTATAGGCATGCCGAGAAAAGCAATCGGCACCTTGCTGTTGAACAACGCCGTCAAATTCGGATGCAGCAGCACGCCCGCAATCGATACCGCCACATACGGATTAACTTTGAACTTCTGCGCACTCGTAAATGCGAGTAAAATCGGCAGGAAATAAAACGCTGCATCGCCGACAATCGATAAAATCACATACACTTGATTTTCTTTAGCCAACCAGCCTAACGAAGTAACAAGCACTAAAAGCGCTTTCAACATCCCGGCAGCGGCAATCGCCGGAATGACTGGCTGGATAATGCCCGAAATGGTGCCGGCGAACAGGTTGAACCCCGCTTTAAACCCTTTTTCCCGTTTCACGCTGCCAGATTCTGCATCAATATTGGTCATTTGGGCTAGCTCCCTGTACACATAACCTACATCGTTGCCAATAATAATTTGATATTGCCCGCTGCTATTGACGACATCCAAAACGCCATCCAGTTGTTTAATCGCCTCTGTCTGCGCTTTCGCCGGTGTTTTCAAGGTCATTCTCAGCCGGGTCGAGCAGTGGATGACGCTGGAAATGTTGCTTTCGCCGCCAACCTTGTCCAGGATGGACTTCGCCGTCTCTTTGTAGTTCATAATGTTCCCTCCAGAGATTGTAAGCATGCAAATATAGGCAACAAAAAAAGACCTAAGACGGGCAGGTAAAAGTAAAGATTACCTACCCAATCTAGGTCTTGCCTGCCGAACAGTAACATGCCTGTATTGGATAAAATATGAAGTTATTGGTTGTGAAGCTTGATGGTTTAGTCTCGAGCTGTTTGGTAAATAAGCGCTTAGCCCTATTATAGCCAGATGTTTAGAAATTGCAAATCTTTTTTGCCTACATGCCGTTTATTCCATTTGATCAAGCAAAATAAATTGGCCATCCGCTTCTTCCAAGCGGAAAATGACGGGACGCTCCTGCGGATGCTTGTTAGGCGCATGAATGGTCAGGCATAGCTGGCCTTCAAACGTTCTAAACAGCATGCCATGTCCCCCATCCTTCGCGAACAATGGCTCGGCGTCCTGAATCCATGGTCCAGTAATTTGCCCGGAAGCCGAGCGGGCAATGCCCATCGTATAGCCTTCCTGACCAGACGTCGACCACATCATGACCAGCTCGCCATTTGCCATCCGGTGCAGGAAAGGGCCGTCCGTGACGTAGTTTTGCTGATTGTCGCCGCCGCCGACCGACCAAACAGCATCCGAAGCTTTGAACAATAAGACCGGATCGCCAATAGCTTGCTTGAAATCACGAGTAATCCGCACCGCATACATTTCGCCGTCCTGTACCTGCACCCACTCCTTGCAGAACACCATCCATGGATCGCCACCATTGTCGATGAACAGCGTGCCATCCAGGCATTCCCACTCCGGCGGGGTCAGCGCCCGGCTCCATGGCTCGAACGGCCCTTGCGGCTGGTCTGCCGCCAGAACGCCCGTCACCCGCGGAATGCCGTCTGCTTTGAAGCTGGCGAACATATAATAGCGGCCTTCCCACTCGTATACCTCCGGTGCCCAATAATGATGGTCCGACCAGAAGTCCGGCTCAGGCCGGAAGCACGCAATGGGCCCCTCCCACCCAACGAGGTCGCCGCTCTCATAAACGTCAAAGCCTAGCGCTTTGCCGCTCCATACATTTTGCCCGGTGGAGCCGTACAAATAATATTTTTGGCGTGTTTGGTCGACTAGTATATACGGATCGCGAAAATGAATATCTCCCAGCTGTTTTTTGCTCAAATGAAACGCCCCTTTGCGCTAATTTAATCGTATTCACAAATGAATTAATGAAATCATTAATTAAAGAGCATATGAATTAACCTTACCTCATCATATAATTTGAGTAGCCTGATCGCAATCTTTTTTTGAAGGAGACAGCTCTGTGCTAATGGTGGCCCAGCATGCAACAAATTGTGCGGATATTCGTCTGAAATGAAAATGCAGGAAAAAAAATTATCGTTCATTTCACTAAGAGGAGTGCAAACATGAAAGCAAAACATATAACCGTTCAAGGATGTATTTTATTCGGCCTCTTAATAAGTGGCTGTTCGAATGATAGCCAAATAGGGACACCCACAGCAACCGAGAAGCCCATTTCAACGGCTCAGCCTGCGGCTGCCGTTACGAATTCGGCTGCTGAACTGGGCAGCCTTAGCTTTACTACGAGCCGTAACGCCGATGGCAGCCTAAGTGCAGCTTTGCCCGCTTCTTTCGGCCATTATTCCATGAGCAGCAGCCCTCCTGTCGAGCTTCAAGGAAGCATCTATCACATGGTCAATCTGTACCGCGGCGACGATATCGTTACAAATGCGCTTCTTTCGCACCGCTCCGGACAGGACGAGGTAAAGGTCGAATGGAGCGAGACGATTACCGATTCCAACAATCGCTGGTACAATTCTTTTCATCCCGGGAAGGAGCGGCAGCTTCTCAAACTGGACGAGGAACGGCTCGTGTTTCTTGAACCGGAAATCATTGGCGACGGCGGTCGCTACCACCTGTCCGCTTTAAATGCTAAATCAGGTGAAATGGCGCGGATTAGAGAGGATTTTTGGCCGCTGGGTGACGACTACGACTACATTTATCAATATCAATGGAACGAAGAGAAGCAGCAATTGTTTATGCAGAGCTATTTGGGGAACGTGTGGGTTTTCGACCTGCAAGGCGAGGACAAGCAGGATCGGGTGCCGGAAAATAAGTTCCGCGTCATCCCTCATTCGACGACCGGAGCCCCTTCGTTGTTCGTGTCACCTGACTTTGAACGTTTCGTCCACAACGATGAAAGCGGGGAGGTTGCTTTTTACACGGCTGACGGACAACCGCTTAAAAGTGTTAAACTTCCGGAAAAACGCTATGTCGCCTCCGAATTGATGAAGTGGAATCCGGCAGGCACCGTGGCCTGGATGGATACGGCTCCAGAGCAGCGGCATCGCATCACAGGCATCGATATTGACTACTTAAAGCTGGCTCCTCAGCAAATTCATTTTTATGACCGTGATGGACTGCTTATTGCTTCGTTGAAAGCCTCTTCCGGCGATCATTCAGCGATAGAAGTCGTTCGGTGGCTTGATTCTAACGTCGCTCTCATCAAAGCCTTTACCTATGCACTAAAAAACACGACGAATTATGACATAGAAGAAACGGATATTAGCTACTACAGCTATGATGTCATTCATGAAGTGAAAAAGCCCGCTGAAGCAGCGCCAGCAGCACCGGTCAAGGATTCGGCCGCCAAGGAGGAACCGCGCATTTCCGAGGATGGGCGAACCCTTATATATGAACAAGGTTAAAAATGGGGCGTAATTAAGCGGGCACTCTGCAGCAGCAGAGCAGCCTCTCCATCTTTCTGAATTGCAAAAGGCTGGCGATGGATTGATGTCCATCGTCAGCCTTGCCTTTTTTCAAACCATTGCCTCAGCTATGCACGGAGGACGCTTCATCCAGCGTATCCTGCTTTAAATCGACGCTGCCCGCTTCATCCATGAGCCCAATCAGCTTCTCAAGCGCTGAAATTTCCAAAGCTTTAATCGTTTCCACACATTGCTTCATTTTGCCAATGAGGAGCAGGTCCTCGCTAATTTCGAGTTTCAGATAGAGATTGCGCAGCACAAGCGTTTTGTCGATTAATAGTGAAAATTCATCAGCTAACGCAGTTGAAGGCTTAATCCTTCCCGTCTTGCTTAAATAGTCAA from the Paenibacillus sp. BIHB 4019 genome contains:
- a CDS encoding beta-glucoside-specific PTS transporter subunit IIABC; the encoded protein is MNYKETAKSILDKVGGESNISSVIHCSTRLRMTLKTPAKAQTEAIKQLDGVLDVVNSSGQYQIIIGNDVGYVYRELAQMTNIDAESGSVKREKGFKAGFNLFAGTISGIIQPVIPAIAAAGMLKALLVLVTSLGWLAKENQVYVILSIVGDAAFYFLPILLAFTSAQKFKVNPYVAVSIAGVLLHPNLTALFNSKVPIAFLGMPIPVVQYASTVIPIILIVWFMSYIERFADKVSPGPVKIFLKPLIVLLIVVPVGLIVIGPLGTYVGNGLSTGVYWIQDRAGWLTVALMAIILPFIVMFGMHKVFYPVVFTSLASPGYDTLLLVAMLSYNIAQGSGALAVAFKTKDAKLKSLAISAGISGLFGITEPALYGVHLRLKKTMIGCMIGAGIAGAYSGIVQLKAYAAVGPGLASLPMYISSDSSANIINAIVTLIISAVITFLAVYFIGFQDTAQPAAAGNGTVVPPASSTTLTQQAGASEQAKQAPQTVKSNAKSYIYSPLEGTSVALRNIKDEAFSKELMGKGMAVRPSAGRVVAPFDGTLETLTRSKHALGLKSASGVELLIHIGLDTVKLKGQHFTAHAAVGDVIKQGQLLVEFDLEAIKQAGYDTTTPVIVTNTADYLEIVTQDENSPAGPDTRLVTVI
- a CDS encoding glycoside hydrolase family 43 protein, which codes for MSKKQLGDIHFRDPYILVDQTRQKYYLYGSTGQNVWSGKALGFDVYESGDLVGWEGPIACFRPEPDFWSDHHYWAPEVYEWEGRYYMFASFKADGIPRVTGVLAADQPQGPFEPWSRALTPPEWECLDGTLFIDNGGDPWMVFCKEWVQVQDGEMYAVRITRDFKQAIGDPVLLFKASDAVWSVGGGDNQQNYVTDGPFLHRMANGELVMMWSTSGQEGYTMGIARSASGQITGPWIQDAEPLFAKDGGHGMLFRTFEGQLCLTIHAPNKHPQERPVIFRLEEADGQFILLDQME